One Anser cygnoides isolate HZ-2024a breed goose chromosome 4, Taihu_goose_T2T_genome, whole genome shotgun sequence genomic region harbors:
- the LSM6 gene encoding U6 snRNA-associated Sm-like protein LSm6, whose product MSLRKQTPSDFLKQIIGRPVVVKLNSGVDYRGVLACLDGYMNIALEQTEEYVNGQLKNKYGDAFIRGNNVLYISTQKRRM is encoded by the exons ATGAGCCTGCGGAAGCAAACCCCCAGTGACTTCCTGAAGCAGATCATCGGGAGGCCCGTGGTTGTGAAGCTGAATTCCGGAGTGGATTACCGAG GTGTCCTGGCTTGCCTGGATGGGTATATGAATATAGCTCTGGAACAGACAGAAGAATACGTAAATGGACAATTAAAGAACAAGTATGGTGACGCCTTTATCCGAGGAAATAATG TATTGTACATAAGCACGCAGAAGAGAAGGATGTGA
- the REELD1 gene encoding reelin domain-containing protein 1, with protein MEDGRKVHLVIAGWVCTTLCLVSYTAAFSHGASLSACADMMPKHLRAQLHSPRNNYITIHTNMSFYFPGDKVPVTVRSSRDFMGFLLQARKVSNDEIAGTFVFIPPGSKLLTCFEDGDTVTHSDKSLKRNLSFVWKAPDQPIGDIKFFISVVQSYFVYWARIESAVVAQQALNTTSAGTKKAGPLTSASLQEPDDPRVADTASKAASEISNGREELPEVRVQVGIQGNRDGPKKGSNKIERAARSYDLKPKMLLKKLNILCLKSRLLKTSKCSYSPQHTSPAPASPAGLTPTPAPGPGFGAHPGTSPTAEPTLSQTLLGASSRSGGSSNSSGPGLEPSLTFQEPGTASALQSLLFQDYASSQSPSDGAQSTASTTKPYPCLMCKEDGQASTENGATLKTSLQATASWSALQMRHHLGEAAVTTAWFGDADTTSNLLLASRRMAESKPSLPLEEVGSVGKEEEKEVREEAGGNTLPWVTRPAPESAVPGKGEGSRRGTRLIAAQLGILLVCTAVLGLALAAGLRCLYTQYCHKRTEVSFSEPGSDVVTVRENGEMMHFRKIRENSFVLVQAEYNWVSPPSSGKRRII; from the exons ATGGAGGACGGGAGGAAAGTCCACCTGGTGATCGCTGGCTGGGTGTGCACAACCCTCTGCCTGGTTTCCTACACGGCTGCCTTCTCGCATGGCGCCAGTCTTTCCGCCTGTGCTGACATGATGCCCAAGCACCTGAGAGCtcagctgcacagccccaggaaCAACTACATTACCATCCACACCAACATGTCCTTCTACTTCCCAGGAGACAAGGTTCCAG TGACGGTGAGGAGCAGCCGGGATTTCATGGGCTTTTTGCTTCAAGCTCGCAAAGTGTCTAACGATGAAATTGCTGGCACATTTGTCTTCATTCCTCCTGGTTCCAAGCTGCTGACGTGTTTTGAAGATGGTGATACTGTCACCCACTCGGACAAGTCCCTGAAGAGAAACCTGTCCTTCGTATGGAAGGCACCAGACCAACCCATTGGAGACATCAAATTTTT CATCTCTGTAGTCCAGTCATACTTTGTTTACTGGGCAAGGATTGAATCTGCTGTTGTGGCTCAACAAGCGCTGAACACCACGTCTGCTGGCACCAAGAAGGCCGGCCCCCTGACATCTGCATCCTTGCAGGAACCCGATGACCCACGTGTAGCTGACACAGCAAGCAAAG CTGCCAGCGAGATCAGCAATGGCCGTGAAGAACTTCCTGAAGTGAGGGTACAAGTCGGCATCCAAGGTAACAGAGACGGTCCCAAGAAAGGTAGCAACAAGATAGAGAGAGCTGCCAGATCCTATGACTTAAAACCTAAAATGCTACTGAAAAAACTAAACATACTTTGCCTAAAATCCCGTCTCCTAAAGACAAGCAAATGTAGTTA ctccccccagcacaccagcccagctcctgccagcccgGCCGGCCTCACCCCAACACCAGCACCGGGGCCAGGTTTTGGTGCACACCCAGGTACATCGCCCACTGCCGAGCCAACGCTGTCCCAGACTTTGCTGGGCGCATCCAgcaggagcggagggagcagcAACTCCAGCGGTCCGGGGCTGGAGCCATCACTCACCTTCCAAGAGCCGGGCACGGCCAGCGCTCTGCAAAGCCTCCTCTTCCAGGACTACGCCTCCAGCCAGAGCCCCTCTGACGG AGCACAAAGCACTGCCAGCACTACCAAACCATACCCGTGTTTGATGTGTAAAGAAGATGGGCAG gCAAGCACTGAGAACGGGGCCACCTTGAAAACCTCCCTGCAGGCAACAGCGTCGTGGTCTGCCCTACAGATGCGCCATCACCTGGGTGAAGCCGCTGTGACAACAGCCTGGTTTGGCGACGCGGACACTACCAGCAATTTGTTGTTGGCTTCGAGGCGGATGGCAGAAAGCAAGCCGTCACTGCCGCTGGAGGAGGTAGGCTCCGTgggcaaggaggaggagaaggaggtcAGAGAGGAAGCAGGTGGGAATACACTGCCGTGGGTGACCAGACCAGCTCCTGAATCTGCTGTTCCTGGCAAGGGAGAAGGCTCTCGCAGAGGGACCCGTCTCATAGCAGCCCAGCTTGGCATCCTCCTCGTCTGCACAGCCGTCCTGGGCCTGGCTCTGGCAGCTGGCTTGCGCTGCCTCTACACCCAGTACTGCCACAAGCGGACAGAGGTGTCCTTCAGCGAGCCAGGCAGCGACGTCGTCACCGTCAGAGAGAACGGGGAGATGATGCACTTCCGCAAGATCCGGGAGAACAGCTTCGTGCTGGTCCAGGCTGAGTACAACTGGgtcagcccccccagcagcgggAAAAGGAGAATAATCTAA